The Moraxella nasicaprae sequence AGCGATGGTGGTAAACTTGCTGTCAGCTCAGGCGTCTATTTGATTCCCAATCTGATTACAACTTTATCATTGTTTTCAGGGTTTTATTCTATTTTGCTTAGCATGAATGGCGAGTTTTATCGAGCAGGCTTGGCGATTTTTGTGTCAGCATTTTTGGACGGCATGGACGGGCGAGCTGCCAGATTGCTCAATGCCCAAAGCCCTTTTGGTGAGCAATACGATAGCTTGGCGGACAGCTTGGCATTTGGTTTAGCACCTGCCATTTTGGTATATAGTTTTGCCTTACAGTCGCTTGGTCGATTTGGTATGGCGTGTGCTTTTGTTTATATTGCTTGTGCTGCTTTTCGCTTAGCAAGATTTAATGTGCAAATTGGCACAGTGGATAAAAGATATTTTATCGGTCTAGCAAGCCCTTTGGCGGCATTGCTGTTAGCGTGCGGTGTCTTGGTTGCCCTAAAATATGCTGACTTTATCAATGGCATGAGCGTTCAGTTGGTTTGGCTATTTGCAGTTTGGACGATTGTTTGTGGATTTTTGATGGTGAGTAATGTCAAATATTATTCATTTAAAGAATTTGATAAACAAAAAGTACCATTTGTGGTCTTATTGATTGCTGTGCTGATTTTTGGCATTGTGCTATATGATATTCCTGTGGGCTTGTTATCTATTGGTGTTTTATACGCTTTATCAGGTATTTTTAGCACACTAAAAGCCAAAAAATAAAAAAAATTCAAAAAAATTTTAAAAAAGTGCTTGACGGCACAAAAAAATAGCGTATAATAGCCCACATTGATTGCGACAACAGATTGAATGTTAAGCATCAAGAAAAAAATTCAAAAAAAGCCTTGACTTTAAAAACCAATAGGTTATAATATAAGGCTCAGGTCATTAACTAGATGATAGTATGACTAAAAACTATTTAAAATCAAATCTAAAGAACAACTTGTGTGGATTTTTACGAATACAAGATAATCGATAATATATATTATCATTTATTAAGTACAGTAAAAATACTCAAAGTTAATTCATTTACACGATGAGCAAATTTTGCTAGTAATAATAAATGAGCCAAATAAAAAGTCCTAACTTTTTATTTTACTTTTTAAGTAAATATCAAGTAGGCAAAACAAGATTAAACTGAAGAGTTTGATCATGGCTCAGATTGAACGCTGGCGGCAGGCTTAACACATGCAAGTCGAACGAGGTTAGGGAGCTTGCTCCTGATACCTAGTGGCGAACGGGTGAGTAATGCTTAGGAATCTGCCTAGTAGTGGGGGATAACTATCCGAAAGGATAGCTAATACCGCATACGACCTACGGGTGAAAGGGGGCGTAAGCTCTCGCTATTAGATGAGCCTAAGTCGGATTAGCTAGTTGGTGGGGTAAAGGCCTACCAAGGCGACGATCTGTAGCTGGTCTGAGAGGATGATCAGCCACACTGGGACTGAGACACGGCCCAGACTCCTACGGGAGGCAGCAGTGGGGAATATTGGACAATGGGCGAAAGCCTGATCCAGCCATGCCGCGTGTGTGAAGAAGGCCTTTTGGTTGTAAAGCACTTTAAGTGGGGAGGAAAAGCTAGTGGTTAATACCCATTAGCCCTGACGTTACCCACAGAATAAGCACCGGCTAACTCTGTGCCAGCAGCCGCGGTAATACAGAGGGTGCAAGCGTTAATCGGAATTACTGGGCGTAAAGCGCGCGTAGGTGGTTATTTAAGTCAGATGTGAAAGCCCCGGGCTTAACCTGGGAACTGCATCTGATACTGGATAACTAGAGTAGGTGAGAGGGAAGTAGAATTCCAGGTGTAGCGGTGAAATGCGTAGAGATCTGGAGGAATACCGATGGCGAAGGCAGCTTCCTGGCATCATACTGACACTGAGGTGCGAAAGCGTGGGTAGCAAACAGGATTAGATACCCTGGTAGTCCACGCCGTAAACGATGTCTACCAGTCGTTGGGTCTCTTGAAGACTTAGTGACGCAGTTAACGCAATAAGTAGACCGCCTGGGGAGTACGGCCGCAAGGTTAAAACTCAAATGAATTGACGGGGGCCCGCACAAGCGGTGGAGCATGTGGTTTAATTCGATGCAACGCGAAGAACCTTACCTGGTCTTGACATATCTAGAATCTTGCAGAGATGCGAGAGTGCCTTCGGGAATTAGAATACAGGTGCTGCATGGCTGTCGTCAGCTCGTGTCGTGAGATGTTGGGTTAAGTCCCGCAACGAGCGCAACCCTTTTCCTTAGTTACCAGCACCTCGGGTGGGAACTCTAAGGATACTGCCAGTGACAAACTGGAGGAAGGCGGGGACGACGTCAAGTCATCATGGCCCTTACGACCAGGGCTACACACGTGCTACAATGGTTGGTACAAAGGGTTGCTACACAGCGATGTGATGCTAATCTCAAAAAGCCAATCGTAGTCCGGATTGGAGTCTGCAACTCGACTCCATGAAGTCGGAATCGCTAGTAATCGCAGATCAGAATGCTGCGGTGAATACGTTCCCGGGCCTTGTACACACCGCCCGTCACACCATGGGAGTTGATCTCACCAGAAGTGGTTAGCCTAACGCAAGAGGGCGATCACCACGGTGGGGTCGATGACTGGGGTGAAGTCGTAACAAGGTAGCCGTAGGGGAACCTGCGGCTGGATCACCTCCTTAACGAGATTATCTGATTGGTAAGAATCCACAACAAGTTGTTCTTTAGTAAGATGTTTAAAACGGGTCTATAGCTCAGTTGGTTAGAGCACCGTGTTGATAACGCGGGGGTCATAAGTTCAAGTCTTATTAGACCCACCATTTAAATGGGGTTATAGCTCAGTTGGTAGAGCGCCTGCCTTGCACGCAGGAGGTCAGGAGTTCGACTCTCCTTAACTCCACCATATTAAAACATAAAAAAGCAATCTTGATAAGATTTCTTCTTTATGCTTTAATATAAAGCATAAAAACATCTTATAAGCTGACGAAGTTTATGAACATTATTTAACAACATGATTATGAGTCTGGGTAATTTATTTAATTCCAACAAATAAATTACCATAGTAAGTACACCCCAAAATGTACTTACTTAAAGTAAAGAGAACTGAATCAAGCGTAAACATAGGTAAATCGTTACACATTACCCTTATAACACCAAGACTACTTGGGGTTGTATGGTCAAGTAATGAAGTGCACATGGTGGATGCCTTGGCAGTCAGAGGCGATGAAAGACGTGATAGCCTGCGATAAGCGTCGGTGAGGTGGCAATATCCTGTGACCCGGCGATTTCTGAATGGGGAAACCCAACCAACCTAAGTTGGTTATCTTATCCTTTGGATAAGAGGCAAACCGGGAGAAGTGAAACATCTCAGTACCCCGAGGAAAAGACATCAATAGAGATTCCCCAAGTAGCGGCGAGCGAACGGGGAGGAGCCGATCAAACTTGTAGTAGCAAAATGGCGTGGGAAAGCCAACCATAGTAGGTGATAGTCCTGTATGCGAAACTGCAAATGCGACATATTAAGTAGGGCGGGACACGAGAAATCCTGTCTGAAGATGGGGGGACCATCCTCCAAGGCTAAATACTCCTGACTGACCGATAGTGAACCAGTACCGTGAGGGAAAGGCGAAAAGAACCCCTGTTAGGGGAGTGAAATAGAACCTGAAACCGTGTGCATACAAGCAGTCGGAGCGGACTTGTTCCGTGACGGCGTACCTTTTGTATAATGGGTCAGCGACTTATATTCTGTAGCAAGCTTAACCGTGTAGGGGAGGCGTAGGGAAACCGAGTCTTAATAGGGCGACATAGTTGCAGGGTATAGACCCGAAACCGAGTGATCTATCCATGAGCAGGTTGAAAGTGCCGTAACAGGCACCGGAGGACCGAACCCACTCCCGTTGAAAAGGTAGGGGATGACTTGTGGATAGGGGTGAAAGGCTAATCAAACTCGGTGATAGCTGGTTCTCCCCGAAAGCTATTTAGGTAGCGCCTCGGACGAATACCTTGGGGGGTAGAGCACTGTTTCGGCTAGGGGGTCATCCCGACTTACCAAACCGATGCAAACTCCGAATACCCAAGAGTACTATCCGGGAGACAGACGGCGGGTGCTAACGTCCGTCGTCAAGAGGGAAACAACCCAGACCGCCAGCTAAGGCCCCAAATTCCTAGTTAAGTGGGAAACGATGTGGGAAGGCACAGACAGCTAGGAGGTTGGCTTAGAAGCAGCCACCCTTTAAAGAAAGCGTAATAGCTCACTAGTCGAGTCGGCCTGCGCGGAAGATGTAACGGGGCTCAAACTAGGAGCCGAAGCTGCGGATTTAATTGTTTCAATTAAGTGGTAGGGGAGCGTTGTGTAAGCCTGTGAAGGTGCATCGTAAGGTGTGCTGGAGGTATCACAAGAGCGAATGCTGACGTGAGTAACGACAAAACGGGTGAAAAGCCCGTTCGCCGGAAGACCAAGGGTTCCAGTCCAACGTTAATCGGGGCTGGGTGAGTCGACCCCTAAGGCGAGGCCGAAAGGCGTAGTCGATGGGAAATCGGTTAATATTCCGATACTTGTTTATGATGCGATGGAGGGACGGAGAAGGTTATGTCAGCCTGGCGTTGGTTGTCCAGGTGGAAGGATGTAGGTAGGCTTAGTAGGCAAATCCGCTAGGCTATTACTGAGATCTGATAGCAAGCTAGGTTTACTAGCGAAGTGGCAAATACCATGCTTCCAGGAAAAGCTTCTAAGCGATAGTCATAAAGAAATCGTACCCGAAACCGACACAGGTGGTCAGGTAGAGAATACCAAGGCGCTTGAGAGAACTCTGCTGAAGGAACTAGGCAAAATGGTACCGTAACTTCGGGAGAAGGTACGCTGCCGATGGTGATAAGACTTGCTCTTTGAGCTGTTGGCAGTCGCAGATACCAGGCTGCTGCAACTGTTTATTAAAAACACAGCACTCTGCAAACACGAAAGTGGACGTATAGGGTGTGATGCCTGCCCGGTGCTGGAAGGTTAATTGATGGGGTTAGCGTAAGCGAAGCTCTTGATCGAAGCCCCAGTAAACGGCGGCCGTAACTATAACGGTCCTAAGGTAGCGAAATTCCTTGTCGGGTAAGTTCCGACCTGCACGAATGGCATAATGATGGCAGCGCTGTCTCCAGCAGAGACTCAGTGAAATCGAAATCGCAGTGAAGATGCTGTGTACCCGCGGCTAGACGGAAAGACCCCGTGAACCTTTACTACAGCTTTACATTGAACTTTGACCTAACTTGTGTAGGATAGGTGGGAGGCTTTGAAGTAGGGACGCCAGTTCCTATGGAGCCATCCTTGAAATACCACCCTGGTTATGTTGGGGTTCTAACTTAGATATAACAGTATCAAGGACAATGTATGGTGGGTAGTTTGACTGGGGCGGTCTCCTCCTAAAGAGTAACGGAGGAGTACGAAGGTGCGCTCAGGACGGTCGGAAATCGTCCAAAGAGTATAAAGGCAAAAGCGCGCTTAACTGCGAGACCCACAAGTCGAGCAGGTACGAAAGTAGGTCTTAGTGATCCGGTGGTTCTGTATGGAAGGGCCATCGCTCAACGGATAAAAGGTACTCTGGGGATAACAGGCTGATACCGCCCAAGAGTTCATATCGACGGCGGTGTTTGGCACCTCGATGT is a genomic window containing:
- the pssA gene encoding CDP-diacylglycerol--serine O-phosphatidyltransferase yields the protein MSDKKHLEAEQSHDGITFEVIEPSSDGGKLAVSSGVYLIPNLITTLSLFSGFYSILLSMNGEFYRAGLAIFVSAFLDGMDGRAARLLNAQSPFGEQYDSLADSLAFGLAPAILVYSFALQSLGRFGMACAFVYIACAAFRLARFNVQIGTVDKRYFIGLASPLAALLLACGVLVALKYADFINGMSVQLVWLFAVWTIVCGFLMVSNVKYYSFKEFDKQKVPFVVLLIAVLIFGIVLYDIPVGLLSIGVLYALSGIFSTLKAKK